A portion of the Leptospira kanakyensis genome contains these proteins:
- a CDS encoding O-antigen ligase family protein, whose translation MYYRIYRSFLTLSIISCALSVSLSQLFLLLSFVFFLFLPEKPKLASNLVKILFLFYVWQIVTVLYHFSASGFEFESIKQAFRDEMKDIFLVTAFVSVQGIKPEDKKYLYKTFFIFALVIVITGFISIFSMTRLSRLISDLYKTSASWPYQHHYGKITNINIYLPIGLMNTHLTFGGLLAFIFPGFVFRLYDSWYKKESLSKISINAILLLLASIVFLFNNARSSLLGALVSTLFGIYILVFIDKDISKKMLKRIGIFILLILVLVFVGYKTTSAVKRVVDPLFGGEKHTDSGRTFIWDSTFPLIEKNPIFGIGSGNYQKEIEISRKQKEKENKELSFFYEVTQRGHAHNDYFHLTAVFGGPQGILYLSLFGIILYTLLNGKIPKKIRFMTYGLVGFFFSGLLQCYFQDDEVLIVFYFLLGYLNLYAELEKNTNELV comes from the coding sequence ATGTATTACCGAATCTATCGTTCGTTTCTAACCTTGTCTATCATTTCCTGTGCGCTCTCCGTTTCCCTTAGCCAACTTTTCTTACTGCTATCTTTTGTTTTTTTTCTCTTCCTTCCCGAAAAACCAAAACTCGCAAGTAATCTGGTCAAAATTCTATTTTTATTTTACGTTTGGCAAATTGTAACCGTTTTGTATCATTTCTCCGCTTCCGGTTTTGAATTTGAATCCATCAAACAGGCGTTCCGCGACGAAATGAAAGACATCTTTCTTGTCACTGCCTTTGTTTCTGTCCAAGGGATAAAACCGGAAGATAAAAAGTATTTATACAAAACATTCTTTATTTTTGCTTTAGTCATAGTCATCACGGGATTTATCTCTATATTTTCCATGACAAGACTATCAAGATTAATTTCTGATCTCTACAAAACTTCTGCATCATGGCCCTACCAACACCATTACGGCAAAATCACGAATATTAATATCTATCTTCCCATTGGTCTCATGAATACCCACCTTACCTTTGGAGGATTACTTGCCTTCATTTTCCCAGGATTTGTATTTCGGTTGTATGATTCTTGGTATAAAAAAGAATCATTGTCTAAAATTTCAATCAATGCCATATTACTTTTGTTAGCATCTATTGTTTTTTTATTTAACAATGCAAGATCCTCCCTTCTCGGTGCATTGGTAAGTACACTATTCGGGATCTATATTCTTGTTTTTATCGATAAGGATATTTCCAAAAAAATGTTAAAACGAATTGGAATATTTATCCTTCTAATTTTAGTTTTAGTTTTTGTAGGATATAAAACTACGAGTGCAGTCAAACGAGTTGTGGATCCACTCTTCGGTGGAGAAAAACATACGGACTCGGGAAGAACTTTTATCTGGGACTCAACATTTCCATTAATCGAAAAAAACCCAATCTTTGGAATTGGTTCTGGAAATTATCAAAAAGAAATCGAAATCTCAAGGAAACAAAAAGAAAAAGAGAACAAAGAACTCAGTTTCTTCTATGAAGTCACTCAAAGAGGACATGCACATAATGATTATTTTCATTTAACTGCAGTCTTTGGTGGCCCTCAAGGGATCCTTTATCTTTCGTTATTTGGAATCATTCTTTACACTTTACTCAATGGAAAGATACCTAAAAAAATCCGATTTATGACTTATGGGCTCGTTGGATTTTTCTTTTCTGGACTTTTGCAATGTTATTTTCAAGATGATGAAGTTTTGATTGTATTTTATTTTTTACTCGGTTATCTCAATCTCTATGCTGAGTTAGAAAAAAATACAAACGAGTTAGTATAA
- a CDS encoding glycoside hydrolase family 5 protein has protein sequence MAPKKLTPQGEWFVDVSGRKVILRGINLGGDTKVPYPNGGTQFPSDFSDHKEVSFIGRPFPLSEADIHLTRLKRWGFNVLRLLTTWEAVEHKGPNEYDEAYLDYFTEIVRLAGEYGFYVFIDFHQDVWSRMTGGDGAPGWIFEKLGIDYRKLSEADAAIVMQRAYDYSNPGIRQEDNYPTMCWSQNYRYAGNGILWTLFFGGKDFAPNFLIDGKNVQDYLQGHYLGCMKEIAKRVKDFDFVLGFDSLNEPGKGFIGRAMNDRCLNNGDADPAKPGLGWSPIDALFSSHGHSIDLPYLTLKVWKGGFVPTKTVTVNKNEVSIWLPDSPGDPFQLEGAYTITKDGTPFIEKNDFFQKVNGRTIDFDADYLIPFMRTVGETIQEIRKDWMVFIEREASDAFTHPHLNGETPKLAVNAAHWYDILTLLFKTFLYPIAIDTLTKRPVFGKSGIEAMYVRQLTRIKNTADSVPGKIPSLIGEFGIPFDLQGGKAYKEWKKGNHSPKIWKRHVMALDSMYNAMDHLFLSNTLWNYTASNENDLMVGDGWNQEDLSIFSKDQIIPGSDPDVYGGGGRAIEGFCRPYAAFTQGTPVKMKYNLENREFYFEWNSDSKIGEPCVIKVPRFVYPNGVQIVLSNAEKISETDGELTVKGNGGKATLILKPL, from the coding sequence ATGGCACCAAAAAAACTCACACCACAAGGCGAATGGTTTGTAGATGTTAGCGGAAGAAAGGTAATTTTACGTGGAATCAATTTAGGTGGAGACACAAAGGTTCCATATCCGAATGGCGGAACGCAGTTTCCTAGTGATTTTTCTGATCACAAAGAAGTAAGTTTTATTGGAAGACCATTTCCACTTTCCGAAGCAGATATCCATCTAACAAGGCTCAAACGATGGGGCTTTAACGTTCTTCGTTTATTAACCACTTGGGAAGCTGTCGAACACAAAGGTCCAAATGAATACGATGAGGCTTATTTGGATTATTTTACAGAGATTGTTCGTCTAGCTGGTGAATATGGTTTTTATGTATTTATTGATTTTCACCAAGACGTTTGGTCGAGGATGACGGGTGGAGATGGTGCCCCAGGTTGGATTTTTGAAAAACTAGGAATTGATTACCGCAAACTTTCCGAAGCAGATGCGGCAATTGTCATGCAAAGAGCTTATGACTATTCAAATCCTGGTATCCGTCAGGAAGATAATTACCCGACCATGTGCTGGTCACAAAACTATCGTTATGCCGGGAATGGCATCCTTTGGACTTTGTTCTTTGGAGGAAAAGATTTTGCACCAAACTTCCTCATCGACGGGAAAAATGTTCAAGATTATTTACAAGGTCACTATTTGGGTTGTATGAAAGAAATTGCAAAACGAGTCAAAGACTTTGACTTTGTTTTGGGTTTTGATTCGTTGAATGAACCAGGAAAGGGATTTATTGGTAGGGCAATGAATGATCGTTGTTTAAACAATGGCGATGCCGACCCAGCCAAACCAGGATTAGGTTGGTCACCCATTGATGCACTATTCTCTTCTCATGGACATTCTATCGATTTGCCTTACCTCACTCTTAAAGTTTGGAAAGGTGGATTTGTTCCCACAAAAACTGTTACCGTAAACAAAAACGAAGTGTCTATCTGGTTACCGGATTCACCCGGTGATCCCTTCCAATTAGAAGGTGCCTATACCATCACTAAAGACGGAACACCATTTATTGAAAAAAATGATTTTTTCCAAAAGGTAAATGGACGCACTATCGATTTTGATGCAGATTATCTAATTCCATTTATGCGTACTGTTGGTGAAACCATTCAGGAAATCCGAAAGGATTGGATGGTTTTTATTGAAAGAGAGGCCTCCGATGCATTCACTCATCCTCATCTCAACGGAGAAACTCCGAAACTTGCTGTGAATGCAGCACATTGGTATGATATCCTTACACTTCTTTTCAAAACATTTCTTTATCCGATAGCCATTGATACTCTCACCAAACGACCCGTATTCGGCAAGTCAGGTATCGAAGCTATGTATGTGCGCCAACTCACTCGAATCAAAAACACAGCAGATTCTGTACCAGGAAAAATTCCAAGTCTTATTGGTGAATTTGGAATCCCTTTTGACTTACAAGGGGGGAAAGCATACAAAGAATGGAAAAAAGGAAATCATTCGCCTAAAATTTGGAAACGCCATGTGATGGCTCTTGATTCCATGTACAACGCAATGGATCACCTTTTTTTATCCAATACACTTTGGAATTATACTGCCTCGAATGAAAATGATTTGATGGTGGGAGATGGATGGAACCAAGAAGATTTAAGTATTTTTTCGAAAGACCAAATCATTCCTGGTTCTGACCCCGATGTCTATGGTGGTGGTGGTCGTGCCATTGAAGGTTTTTGTCGGCCTTATGCTGCTTTTACCCAAGGAACACCGGTCAAAATGAAATACAACCTAGAGAACCGCGAGTTTTACTTCGAATGGAATTCTGATTCCAAAATTGGGGAACCTTGCGTAATCAAAGTCCCAAGATTCGTTTATCCCAATGGTGTACAAATTGTACTTTCCAATGCAGAAAAAATTTCAGAAACAGATGGCGAGTTGACAGTCAAAGGAAATGGGGGGAAAGCAACCCTCATTCTAAAACCACTATGA
- a CDS encoding adenylate/guanylate cyclase domain-containing protein, with amino-acid sequence MIDLNSLLQKYPWEDRWKNLATPLDSLWEFDLPVTREEMWPHLIDTSSLNKRVGMPRYDYQERNGKLIGKTKQVGFRLEWEEVPWEWEYLKEIGNARIYSKGFGYYVRSRIILETLGESRCKVYLYFGWIPRNFFMRKLLQYAMPKLEISFRKALNDIAEEIKHKKPKVTPAPGKEFSFVPEAQWIHPEKLDKETQNLINKGVSKEAVTAVFQWIKTASDNELDRIRIKEVCRRLNLDPDETLFLFLHGCRLGVFTLSWDIVCPHCRGVRTSLTKLSDIPEKDECEVCEIDFDTTGVNSIEVTFHLHPSIRIIEKQLYCAAEPATKNHILLTKTIPAKKSYSASLLIGSGVFRLRKKGEKKYRLVDIKPSYNQTDILWLPETREEEIKVSPKPNLVFENESDDDVTIILEERNEDQTSLRPSEIFDYQEFRDLFSEEAIATNLQLDIGLKTILFTDIVGSTKFYESEGDHGAFLQVREHFIKTNQIIQNFRGVVVKTIGDAVMASFSTPLHALKAAKEMQEWFHPENKHTPVRIRISIHTGNCLAVNLNSNIDYFGNTVNYTAKLQSVTNSGEISFSETIFRDRDIREYLRAGSIKLHKVAFPLPWADRTDFVYVWKV; translated from the coding sequence ATGATTGATTTAAATTCCTTACTTCAAAAATATCCCTGGGAAGATCGTTGGAAAAATCTCGCAACCCCACTTGATTCTCTTTGGGAATTTGACCTTCCTGTGACTCGGGAAGAAATGTGGCCACATTTAATCGATACTTCTTCCCTCAACAAAAGGGTTGGTATGCCTAGATATGATTACCAAGAACGAAACGGAAAACTAATCGGGAAAACCAAACAAGTTGGTTTCCGATTAGAATGGGAAGAAGTCCCTTGGGAATGGGAGTATCTCAAAGAAATAGGGAACGCAAGAATTTACAGTAAAGGATTTGGATATTATGTTCGAAGCCGAATCATATTAGAAACGTTAGGTGAATCTAGGTGTAAAGTTTATTTGTATTTTGGTTGGATTCCTCGAAATTTCTTTATGAGAAAACTTTTGCAATATGCAATGCCAAAGTTGGAAATTTCTTTTCGCAAAGCTTTGAATGATATCGCAGAAGAGATTAAACATAAAAAACCAAAAGTCACTCCCGCCCCAGGAAAAGAATTTTCCTTTGTCCCCGAAGCGCAGTGGATTCATCCAGAAAAACTGGACAAAGAAACCCAAAATCTAATCAATAAAGGTGTTTCCAAGGAAGCCGTAACTGCTGTTTTCCAATGGATCAAAACCGCAAGTGACAACGAACTCGATCGCATTCGCATTAAAGAAGTTTGTCGAAGGTTAAACTTAGATCCAGATGAAACTCTTTTTCTTTTTTTACATGGATGTCGGTTGGGAGTATTCACACTCAGTTGGGATATTGTTTGCCCACATTGCCGTGGTGTGAGAACAAGCCTCACCAAACTCAGCGACATCCCCGAAAAAGACGAATGTGAAGTTTGCGAAATTGATTTTGATACTACAGGTGTCAACTCCATCGAAGTCACCTTCCATCTGCATCCAAGCATTCGCATCATCGAAAAACAATTATATTGTGCAGCAGAACCCGCCACCAAAAACCACATCCTCCTAACAAAAACAATCCCTGCTAAAAAATCCTACTCGGCAAGTTTGTTAATTGGGTCGGGAGTGTTTCGTCTGCGAAAAAAAGGAGAAAAAAAATATCGGCTTGTAGATATCAAACCATCATACAACCAAACAGATATTTTGTGGTTACCAGAAACCAGAGAAGAAGAAATCAAAGTTTCCCCAAAACCAAACTTAGTTTTCGAAAACGAATCCGATGATGATGTCACCATCATCTTAGAAGAACGTAACGAAGACCAAACGAGCCTTCGACCATCCGAAATTTTCGATTACCAAGAATTTAGGGATTTATTTTCCGAAGAAGCCATCGCCACCAATTTACAGTTAGACATTGGTCTCAAAACCATTTTATTCACTGACATTGTTGGCTCCACAAAGTTCTATGAATCCGAAGGTGACCACGGTGCCTTTTTACAAGTGCGCGAACACTTTATCAAAACGAACCAAATCATTCAAAATTTTCGCGGTGTGGTTGTGAAAACCATCGGCGACGCTGTGATGGCTAGTTTTTCAACCCCCTTACACGCATTAAAAGCCGCAAAAGAAATGCAAGAATGGTTCCATCCAGAAAACAAACATACACCCGTTAGGATACGAATCTCAATCCATACAGGAAACTGTCTCGCAGTAAACCTAAACAGCAATATTGATTATTTCGGAAACACAGTCAACTACACAGCCAAACTCCAATCTGTAACCAATTCTGGAGAAATTTCCTTTAGTGAAACCATCTTCCGCGACCGCGACATCCGTGAATACCTACGAGCTGGATCCATCAAACTTCACAAAGTTGCATTCCCTCTCCCCTGGGCTGACCGCACTGATTTTGTTTATGTTTGGAAGGTATAA